The Hyphomicrobiales bacterium genome has a window encoding:
- a CDS encoding Inosine-5-monophosphate dehydrogenase, whose product MNVEQLLSGKGREVISVQPHRTLTDAIRTLSEKRIGAVVVMGDDGALVGILSERDIIRALGEHGAAALESAVSRSMTSKVVTCRPQTSVDELMEIMTMGRFRHVPVVENGRVTGLVSIGDVVKHRVAAIEAESQAMRDYIAMA is encoded by the coding sequence ATGAATGTCGAGCAGCTGCTGAGCGGCAAGGGGCGTGAGGTCATCTCGGTGCAGCCGCACCGGACGTTGACCGATGCCATCCGCACGCTGAGCGAGAAGCGCATTGGCGCCGTCGTGGTCATGGGGGACGACGGGGCGCTCGTTGGCATCCTGTCCGAACGCGATATCATCCGGGCTCTCGGCGAGCACGGGGCTGCGGCCCTGGAGAGTGCGGTTTCCCGGTCGATGACGTCCAAGGTGGTGACCTGTCGGCCACAAACCAGCGTCGACGAGCTGATGGAAATCATGACGATGGGGCGCTTCCGGCACGTCCCGGTGGTCGAGAACGGCCGCGTCACCGGCCTCGTGTCGATCGGCGACGTGGTGAAGCATCGCGTGGCGGCGATCGAGGCCGAAAGCCAGGCGATGCGCGACTACATCGCGATGGCGTGA
- the folE gene encoding GTP cyclohydrolase 1, with protein sequence MIPVVKSLSVEGAVGPSADKFLVRKPTQEEAEAAVRTLLLWAGDDPSREGLSDTPRRVAKAYKEFYKGYGEDPHDILDRVFEEVEGYQDMVLVRDIPFYSHCEHHMVPFVGKAHIGYYPSKGVVGLSKLARIVDVYARRLQTQETMTAQVADVIEEALEPRGIAILVEAEHMCMSMRGVQKQGSSTMTTQYRGVFRDDVAEQVRFFTMVKSPGL encoded by the coding sequence ATGATCCCTGTGGTTAAGTCCTTGTCCGTCGAGGGGGCCGTCGGGCCCTCCGCCGACAAGTTTCTGGTCCGCAAGCCGACGCAGGAAGAGGCTGAAGCCGCCGTCCGCACGCTGCTCCTCTGGGCCGGCGACGACCCTTCGCGGGAAGGGCTGTCCGACACGCCCCGTCGCGTCGCCAAGGCCTACAAGGAATTCTACAAGGGCTATGGCGAGGATCCGCACGATATCCTCGACCGGGTCTTCGAGGAGGTCGAGGGTTATCAGGACATGGTCCTGGTCCGCGACATCCCGTTCTATTCGCATTGCGAACACCACATGGTGCCCTTCGTCGGCAAGGCGCATATCGGCTACTACCCGTCGAAGGGCGTGGTCGGCCTCTCGAAGCTCGCTCGCATCGTCGACGTCTATGCGCGCCGCCTGCAGACGCAGGAGACGATGACCGCCCAGGTCGCGGATGTGATCGAGGAGGCGCTCGAGCCGCGCGGCATCGCCATCCTCGTCGAGGCGGAGCATATGTGCATGTCGATGCGCGGAGTGCAGAAACAGGGCTCCTCGACGATGACGACGCAGTATCGTGGCGTCTTCCGCGACGACGTAGCCGAACAGGTCCGCTTCTTCACCATGGTGAAGTCGCCGGGACTTTAG
- the thrS gene encoding Threonine--tRNA ligase, with translation MTISLTFPDGAQREFPSGITGVDIAKGISPSLLKRTVAMALDGTVVDLADPIERDATIEFLNREDPRSLELIRHDTAHVLAEAVQELFPGTQVTIGPVIENGFYYDFARNEPFTPEDFPAIEKKMREIVARDKPFTKEVWSRDKAKDFFAGKGEAYKVELVDAIPADQTLKMYAQGDWIDLCRGPHMTSVGKVGNAFKLMKVAGAYWRGDSNNAMLTRIYGTAFAKQEELDAYLQQLEEAEKRDHRKLGREMDLFHFQEEGPGVVFWHSKGWRLFQEIIAYMRRRLAADYEEVNAPQILDKSLWETSGHWGWYQDNMFAVKSAAAFENPQDTERDHRVFALKPMNCPGHVQIFKHGLKSYRDLPIRLAEFGNVHRYEPSGALHGLMRVRGFTQDDAHIFCTEEQLAAECLKINDLILSVYEDFGFDQDLVIKLSTRPEKRVGSDALWDHAEDVMTKVLETIAKQSGNRIKTEINPGEGAFYGPKFEYVLRDAIGRDWQCGTTQVDFNLPERFGAFYIGADGEKKQPVMVHRAICGSLERFTGILIEHHAGHFPLWLAPEQIVVAPITSDADGYAEEVTMACLAAGLRARADLRNEKISYKVREHSLAKVPVILAVGRREAEEKTVTVRRLGSQAQTVMTLAEALAALGQEALAPDLARTKAVRAA, from the coding sequence ATGACGATCTCCCTGACCTTTCCCGATGGCGCGCAGCGCGAGTTCCCCTCCGGCATCACCGGAGTCGACATCGCCAAGGGCATCTCTCCCTCTCTGCTGAAGCGCACCGTCGCCATGGCGCTCGACGGCACGGTCGTCGACCTCGCCGACCCGATTGAGCGCGACGCGACGATCGAGTTCCTGAACCGCGAAGACCCGCGTTCACTGGAGCTGATCCGCCACGACACCGCGCACGTCCTGGCCGAGGCGGTGCAGGAACTCTTCCCCGGCACGCAGGTGACGATCGGCCCCGTCATCGAGAACGGCTTCTATTACGACTTCGCCCGCAACGAGCCCTTCACGCCGGAGGACTTCCCGGCGATCGAGAAGAAGATGCGCGAGATCGTCGCGCGCGACAAACCCTTCACCAAGGAGGTCTGGAGCCGCGACAAGGCCAAGGATTTCTTCGCTGGGAAGGGCGAGGCCTACAAGGTCGAGCTGGTCGATGCGATTCCCGCCGACCAGACGCTGAAGATGTATGCGCAGGGCGACTGGATCGATCTCTGCCGCGGCCCGCACATGACCTCGGTCGGCAAGGTCGGCAACGCCTTCAAGCTCATGAAGGTGGCTGGCGCCTATTGGCGCGGCGACTCGAACAACGCGATGCTGACCCGCATCTACGGTACGGCCTTCGCCAAGCAGGAGGAGCTCGACGCCTATCTCCAGCAGCTCGAGGAGGCGGAGAAGCGCGACCACCGCAAGCTCGGCCGGGAGATGGACCTGTTCCACTTCCAGGAGGAGGGGCCGGGCGTCGTGTTCTGGCACTCCAAGGGCTGGCGGCTCTTCCAGGAGATCATCGCCTATATGCGCCGGCGCCTCGCTGCCGACTATGAGGAGGTGAACGCGCCGCAGATCCTCGACAAGTCGCTCTGGGAGACCTCGGGCCACTGGGGCTGGTATCAGGACAACATGTTCGCGGTGAAATCGGCCGCGGCCTTCGAGAATCCGCAGGATACCGAGCGCGACCATCGCGTCTTCGCGCTGAAGCCGATGAACTGCCCCGGCCACGTCCAGATCTTCAAGCACGGCCTTAAGAGCTATCGCGACCTGCCGATCCGGCTGGCGGAGTTCGGCAACGTCCATCGTTACGAGCCGTCCGGCGCGCTGCACGGGCTGATGCGCGTGCGCGGCTTCACGCAGGATGATGCCCATATCTTCTGCACCGAGGAGCAGCTCGCGGCCGAGTGCCTGAAGATCAACGACCTGATCCTCTCGGTCTATGAGGATTTCGGCTTCGATCAGGACCTCGTCATCAAGCTCTCGACCCGGCCCGAGAAGCGCGTCGGTTCCGACGCGCTCTGGGACCATGCCGAGGACGTCATGACCAAGGTGCTGGAGACGATCGCCAAGCAGTCCGGCAACCGGATCAAGACCGAGATCAATCCGGGCGAGGGCGCCTTCTACGGGCCGAAATTCGAATATGTGCTGCGCGACGCCATCGGCCGCGACTGGCAGTGCGGCACGACGCAGGTGGACTTCAACCTGCCGGAGCGCTTCGGCGCCTTCTATATCGGCGCTGACGGCGAGAAGAAGCAGCCGGTCATGGTCCACCGCGCCATCTGCGGCTCGCTGGAGCGCTTCACCGGCATCCTGATCGAGCACCATGCCGGGCACTTCCCGCTCTGGCTCGCGCCCGAGCAGATCGTCGTCGCGCCGATCACCTCGGATGCCGACGGCTATGCGGAGGAGGTCACCATGGCCTGCCTCGCCGCCGGCCTGCGGGCGCGCGCCGATCTGCGCAACGAGAAGATCTCGTACAAGGTGCGCGAGCACTCGCTGGCCAAGGTCCCGGTCATTCTCGCCGTGGGCAGGCGCGAGGCCGAGGAAAAGACCGTGACGGTCCGCCGCCTCGGCAGCCAGGCGCAGACGGTGATGACGCTGGCGGAAGCGCTGGCGGCCCTGGGGCAGGAAGCGCTGGCGCCGGATTTGGCGCGGACGAAGGCCGTCAGGGCGGCGTGA
- a CDS encoding NTE family protein rssA — MLWNGVARRAFGLGGGGAAMNEMRLVEGQPATVRPKIGLALGGGAARGWAHIGALEVLIEAGFAPDVIAGTSIGAVVGGCFAAGKLPELTEFATSLTKRRIVGLMDFHIGGAGLISGSRLKRLLDEHLDGIRIEALPNRFVAIATELGSGHEIWLTHGPLVDALGASYALPGVFDPVKLGGRWLMDGALVNPVPVTAARALGADVVICVNLNNDLSGRGTIIQNHGSDPDPLVPELEVRPEPRWYDGISGAAKRVRNIVGRPAENRPGLAGVMIDAFNITQDRISRSRLAGDPPDVMIGPKLGRIGLFDFHRADETIELGRQAAQRALDDIAALVAASHIAPED; from the coding sequence ATGCTGTGGAATGGTGTCGCACGGCGAGCCTTTGGCCTCGGCGGGGGTGGTGCGGCGATGAATGAGATGCGTCTGGTCGAGGGACAGCCTGCAACGGTCCGGCCGAAGATCGGCCTGGCGCTCGGCGGCGGCGCAGCCCGTGGCTGGGCTCATATCGGCGCTCTCGAAGTGCTGATCGAAGCCGGCTTCGCGCCGGATGTGATTGCGGGTACCTCGATCGGAGCGGTGGTCGGCGGCTGCTTCGCCGCCGGCAAGCTGCCCGAGCTCACCGAATTCGCGACCAGCCTCACGAAGCGCCGCATCGTCGGCCTGATGGATTTCCATATCGGCGGCGCCGGCCTGATCTCCGGCAGCCGGCTGAAGCGCCTGCTCGACGAGCATCTCGATGGCATCCGCATCGAGGCATTGCCGAATCGTTTCGTCGCGATCGCGACGGAACTCGGTTCGGGTCACGAAATCTGGCTGACGCATGGCCCGCTGGTCGACGCGCTGGGCGCCTCCTACGCCCTGCCCGGCGTCTTCGACCCGGTGAAGCTCGGCGGCCGCTGGCTGATGGACGGCGCGCTGGTCAATCCCGTGCCGGTCACGGCCGCGCGCGCGCTCGGCGCCGATGTCGTGATCTGCGTGAACCTCAACAACGACCTCTCGGGCCGCGGCACGATCATCCAGAACCACGGCTCCGATCCGGACCCGCTCGTCCCCGAGCTGGAGGTGCGGCCCGAACCGCGCTGGTATGACGGCATCAGCGGCGCGGCCAAGCGCGTCCGCAACATCGTCGGCCGCCCGGCCGAAAATCGCCCCGGCCTCGCCGGCGTGATGATCGACGCGTTCAACATCACGCAGGACCGAATCTCGCGTTCGCGCCTCGCTGGCGACCCTCCGGATGTGATGATCGGGCCCAAGCTCGGCCGCATCGGCCTGTTCGACTTCCATCGCGCCGATGAAACCATCGAACTGGGGCGGCAGGCGGCGCAACGCGCGCTCGACGATATCGCAGCCCTCGTCGCCGCCAGCCATATCGCGCCCGAGGACTGA
- a CDS encoding GDYXXLXY domain-containing protein: MMRPFSADAIAARIPLLWRAVTAALLLGLALLALVEQRARILRGGTEVRLKTVPVDPRDLFRGDYVVLAYPISTVEAGPEQGQPYRSGETVLVTLGRDEQGFARATGVSRTWPKGGNEVVIAGRVTSTSGCATNANGDFDCSGSRNRLRIAYGLESYFVPQGEGKAIETTEKARIEVVAAVSSSGEAAIKRLLIDGKPIYAEPPY, translated from the coding sequence ATGATGCGCCCGTTCTCGGCCGATGCGATCGCTGCAAGGATACCGCTGCTCTGGCGCGCCGTGACGGCTGCGCTGCTGCTGGGGCTCGCCCTGCTCGCGCTCGTCGAGCAGCGTGCGCGCATCCTGCGCGGCGGCACGGAGGTCCGTCTGAAGACCGTTCCGGTCGATCCGCGCGACCTCTTCCGCGGCGACTATGTCGTGCTCGCCTATCCGATCAGCACGGTCGAGGCGGGTCCGGAGCAGGGCCAGCCCTATCGATCCGGCGAAACCGTCCTCGTCACGCTCGGGCGCGACGAGCAGGGCTTCGCGCGAGCGACAGGTGTCTCGCGCACCTGGCCCAAGGGCGGCAACGAGGTGGTGATCGCCGGGCGCGTGACGTCGACCAGCGGCTGCGCGACCAACGCCAATGGCGACTTCGATTGCAGCGGCAGCCGCAACCGGCTGCGCATCGCCTATGGGCTGGAGAGCTATTTCGTGCCGCAGGGCGAGGGCAAGGCCATCGAGACCACCGAGAAGGCCAGGATCGAGGTCGTCGCGGCGGTTTCGTCCTCCGGCGAGGCGGCGATCAAGCGCCTGCTGATCGACGGCAAGCCGATCTACGCCGAGCCGCCGTACTGA
- a CDS encoding putative membrane protein insertion efficiency factor (Evidence 3 : Putative function from multiple computational evidences) has translation MTAERNEADDLFQRLFVKQRFSRLRRLAILPRRAAHFVIRGYQLSLSMLVGRHCRHWPSCSAYTDEAIQRFGLWRGGWIGLARICRCNPWGTSGVDIVCEELPANANWYRPWRYGRWRGTHVPETTASPDAEPRRP, from the coding sequence GTGACGGCGGAGCGAAACGAAGCAGACGATCTATTTCAGCGCCTCTTTGTTAAGCAAAGATTTTCGCGTTTGCGAAGGCTTGCGATTCTGCCGCGCCGCGCCGCACATTTCGTCATTCGCGGCTATCAGCTCAGCCTTTCCATGCTGGTCGGGCGCCATTGCCGGCACTGGCCGAGCTGCTCGGCCTATACCGACGAGGCGATCCAGCGTTTCGGACTGTGGCGCGGCGGCTGGATCGGCCTTGCGCGGATCTGCCGCTGCAATCCCTGGGGGACGAGCGGCGTCGACATCGTCTGCGAGGAATTGCCGGCGAATGCGAACTGGTACCGGCCATGGCGATATGGCCGCTGGCGCGGTACCCATGTGCCGGAGACTACGGCTTCCCCTGACGCTGAGCCTCGGCGGCCTTGA
- a CDS encoding Iron-sulfur cluster assembly scaffold protein: MLDDVYNKRILALAANIPLLQRLSSPDATARAHSKLCGSTVTVDVTMEGDVVTGFGHEVKACALGQASSSIMARHVVGSTAEELRQVREQARAILKDNAKPPEGKWADLAVLVPVRDFKARHASTMLTFDAVVDAIGQIEARREAAA, from the coding sequence ATGCTGGACGACGTCTACAACAAGCGCATTCTGGCGCTTGCCGCGAACATCCCCCTGCTGCAACGCCTGTCGTCTCCCGACGCCACGGCGCGGGCTCATTCGAAACTATGCGGCTCGACCGTGACAGTCGATGTCACCATGGAGGGGGATGTCGTGACCGGCTTCGGCCACGAGGTGAAGGCTTGCGCGCTCGGGCAGGCCTCGTCGTCGATCATGGCGCGCCACGTCGTCGGTTCGACGGCCGAGGAACTGCGGCAGGTGCGCGAGCAGGCCCGCGCCATCCTGAAGGACAATGCCAAGCCGCCCGAGGGCAAATGGGCTGATCTCGCCGTGCTGGTGCCGGTGCGCGACTTCAAGGCGCGCCACGCCTCGACCATGCTGACTTTCGACGCGGTGGTCGATGCGATCGGTCAGATCGAGGCGCGGCGGGAGGCCGCCGCCTGA
- the hisI gene encoding Phosphoribosyl-AMP cyclohydrolase, which yields MSPFPTAADKHALEEGTVLSPRFDANGLVTVVATEADSGAVLMVAHMNAEALKRSIETGEAWYWSRSRRELWHKGATSGQIQTIVEMRVDCDQDAIWLKVKVGGDGGCCHTGRCSCFYRVQPLREDAGKPLILCS from the coding sequence ATGAGCCCCTTCCCCACCGCGGCCGACAAGCACGCCCTCGAGGAAGGGACCGTACTCAGCCCCCGCTTCGACGCCAACGGCCTGGTGACGGTCGTCGCCACGGAGGCCGACAGCGGAGCGGTGCTGATGGTGGCCCATATGAACGCCGAGGCGCTCAAGCGCTCGATCGAGACCGGCGAGGCCTGGTACTGGTCCCGCTCGCGCCGCGAGCTCTGGCACAAGGGCGCGACCTCCGGACAGATCCAGACCATCGTCGAGATGCGCGTCGATTGCGATCAGGACGCGATCTGGCTCAAGGTCAAGGTCGGCGGCGATGGCGGCTGCTGTCACACCGGCCGCTGCTCCTGCTTCTACCGGGTACAGCCGCTGCGCGAGGATGCGGGCAAGCCGCTCATCCTCTGCTCCTGA
- a CDS encoding Phosphatase PAP2 family protein yields the protein MRAARFRQASVREAFLRHAHVRNALAGFGLALSLGLATPAMAQQRPYLLWLDGAKLDVAQIIGLPPAQNSPEAKAEFEQVQQITLNRTPEREKQAIADQRQGLVNFLNGMDTNYVDNTHREVRLLFREAQVELSILLKSVHRLTNRQRPFQLWAKTRVKPCPGARPEGTSFPSGHAATAALYAELLKAAVPSMADKLEERVRSYSESRLICGFHFQSDLVAGDKVGRAVAKALLADRAFRVRFDETIPEIKVAFGVK from the coding sequence ATGCGCGCCGCCCGCTTTCGCCAAGCTTCCGTTCGCGAAGCCTTCCTGCGCCATGCCCACGTCCGAAACGCCCTTGCGGGCTTCGGACTGGCGCTCAGCCTCGGCCTCGCCACGCCGGCCATGGCCCAGCAGAGGCCTTACCTGCTCTGGCTCGATGGCGCCAAGCTCGACGTCGCTCAGATCATCGGCCTGCCGCCCGCCCAGAACAGCCCCGAGGCCAAGGCCGAATTCGAGCAGGTGCAGCAAATCACCCTCAACCGCACGCCGGAGCGCGAGAAGCAGGCCATCGCCGATCAGCGTCAGGGGCTGGTCAACTTCCTGAACGGCATGGACACGAACTATGTCGACAATACGCATCGCGAGGTGCGGTTGCTGTTCCGCGAGGCGCAAGTCGAGCTCAGCATCCTCCTGAAGAGCGTCCACCGCCTGACGAACCGCCAGCGCCCGTTCCAGCTCTGGGCCAAGACCCGCGTCAAGCCCTGCCCCGGGGCGCGCCCGGAAGGCACGTCCTTCCCGTCCGGCCACGCCGCGACGGCCGCGCTCTATGCCGAACTGCTCAAGGCTGCCGTCCCCTCGATGGCGGACAAGCTGGAGGAGCGCGTGAGGAGCTACTCCGAAAGCCGCCTGATCTGCGGCTTCCACTTCCAGAGCGATCTCGTCGCGGGCGACAAGGTCGGGCGCGCCGTCGCCAAGGCGCTGCTGGCGGACCGCGCCTTCAGGGTGCGTTTCGACGAGACGATCCCGGAGATCAAGGTCGCGTTCGGCGTGAAGTGA
- a CDS encoding conserved membrane hypothetical protein (Evidence 4 : Unknown function but conserved in other organisms), with protein MLTGSYRKRLEADLIRWVDGGLLSAESAGAIRRSVASGHGGFGLPALLGLLGGLLIASSVAAFVAANWEAIPRLAKLGMILAGIAVSFLVAFRLERGGSPRGGDAAVTCGVLVFGAGLALIGQMYHLPADWPGGAVLVALGALAAAFLMRSSGALAVAFVAICAWSFGHWEEARSGAHFAFFILYLPALWLALSRSNRLIHHLAVLAGAFWIGSAPGYWLFERFDYGLLAYGLAVSALYVALGAIALDRGGPGLLTACLPWGLLGLVGTLNFELVRILDNDEARAGHAFLFVFYAYAVVVPLVAVACVTARDRRFLWPLAAALALALLVPAVFWSGMVTGMPGKIVVASLVLLSATALMAAGAIGGVRRLVMAGSILFGVAILILLWQTIGTLLDQSLFFLVAGAALLAVASGARRLFARLKPSVEKEAA; from the coding sequence ATGCTGACGGGTTCCTATCGCAAGCGGCTCGAGGCCGATCTCATCCGCTGGGTCGATGGCGGCCTGCTCAGTGCCGAGAGCGCCGGGGCGATCCGCCGTTCCGTGGCCTCCGGGCATGGTGGGTTCGGTCTGCCGGCGCTGCTGGGCCTGCTCGGCGGCCTGCTGATCGCATCGAGCGTGGCGGCCTTCGTGGCTGCGAACTGGGAGGCCATTCCGCGCCTCGCGAAACTCGGCATGATCCTCGCCGGCATCGCGGTCAGCTTCCTGGTCGCCTTCCGGCTGGAGCGCGGCGGCTCGCCGCGTGGCGGCGATGCGGCGGTGACCTGCGGCGTGCTGGTCTTCGGCGCCGGGCTCGCGCTCATCGGCCAGATGTACCATCTGCCAGCCGATTGGCCCGGCGGGGCCGTTCTGGTTGCGCTCGGAGCGCTCGCGGCAGCCTTCCTGATGCGGTCGAGCGGAGCCCTCGCGGTAGCCTTCGTTGCGATCTGCGCCTGGAGCTTCGGGCACTGGGAAGAGGCGCGCAGCGGTGCGCATTTCGCGTTCTTCATCCTTTATCTGCCGGCGCTGTGGCTGGCCCTGTCGCGCAGCAACAGGCTGATCCACCACCTCGCCGTGCTCGCGGGTGCATTCTGGATCGGCTCCGCCCCCGGCTATTGGCTGTTCGAGCGGTTCGACTATGGGCTTCTGGCCTATGGCCTCGCCGTGTCGGCGCTCTATGTGGCGCTGGGGGCCATCGCGCTCGACCGGGGTGGGCCCGGCCTGCTGACCGCCTGCTTGCCCTGGGGGCTGCTGGGGCTGGTGGGGACCCTTAATTTCGAGCTGGTCCGCATCCTTGACAATGACGAGGCGCGGGCAGGGCATGCCTTCCTGTTCGTGTTCTATGCCTATGCCGTCGTCGTGCCGCTCGTGGCGGTGGCCTGCGTCACGGCGCGGGACCGGCGGTTCCTCTGGCCACTCGCGGCCGCGCTCGCGCTCGCGCTTCTCGTGCCGGCTGTGTTCTGGAGCGGCATGGTCACAGGCATGCCCGGCAAGATCGTGGTGGCGAGCCTCGTGCTGCTCTCGGCGACGGCGCTGATGGCCGCCGGTGCCATCGGCGGCGTCCGGCGCCTGGTGATGGCCGGCTCCATCCTGTTCGGCGTCGCGATCCTGATCCTGCTCTGGCAGACGATCGGCACCTTGCTCGACCAGTCGCTGTTCTTCCTCGTCGCCGGGGCCGCGTTGCTGGCGGTCGCGTCCGGTGCGCGGCGGCTCTTCGCCCGGCTGAAGCCGTCCGTCGAGAAGGAGGCCGCATGA
- a CDS encoding PAS domain-containing protein — protein sequence MKNTSTRLVFEYWDALRGERTAPERGEIEPGALRHALADTFVLENEPIGPVFRLAGTRICALIGHELRGRAFTALWPDVESQGDMRRLVQTVMDESAGAVAGLSGQSKAGAPIYLELLLLPLRYRGRTHARLLGALSPAVSPDWLGLDTVESMRMISLRMLWPDARARQPEPQRRTEPPRLVVLPGGRA from the coding sequence ATGAAAAACACGAGCACACGTCTGGTTTTCGAATATTGGGACGCGCTGCGTGGCGAACGGACGGCGCCGGAGCGCGGCGAGATCGAGCCGGGGGCGCTGCGCCATGCGCTCGCCGATACCTTCGTGCTGGAAAACGAGCCGATCGGCCCCGTCTTCCGGCTCGCGGGAACCCGAATCTGCGCCCTGATCGGCCACGAGCTGCGCGGGCGTGCCTTCACGGCCCTCTGGCCCGACGTCGAATCGCAGGGCGACATGCGCCGCCTCGTCCAGACGGTGATGGACGAGAGCGCAGGCGCCGTGGCCGGCCTCTCCGGCCAGTCGAAGGCCGGCGCGCCGATCTATCTCGAACTCCTGCTGCTGCCGCTGCGCTATCGCGGGCGCACCCATGCCCGGCTTCTGGGCGCGCTCTCTCCCGCCGTCTCGCCGGACTGGCTCGGCCTCGACACGGTGGAATCGATGCGCATGATCTCGCTGCGCATGCTCTGGCCCGATGCCAGGGCACGCCAGCCGGAACCCCAGCGCCGCACCGAACCGCCGCGTCTCGTCGTGCTTCCGGGCGGACGGGCCTGA
- a CDS encoding INTEGRAL MEMBRANE PROTEIN (Rhomboid family) — MLARRGGLAQLWRRMAFQDPAPPREPALNLPPAVVWLLAILALIQAGRSLISDYDDYVLMSWFAFVPARLTLWLSPGRLEDVVGAMAQTTAGQDVVERLQLVRLLLADGGVRLWTVLTYGLLHGSWMHLASNAVWLAAFGSPVARRLGTNRFLNLVALSTIGGALLHWWSRELDVLPLVGASAGVSGATAAAIRFVFAPGLRFGELGKDEVVRAIPAEPLGQLWRNSRALLFIGIWFATNILFGAGLVPIFGEETSIAWEAHIGGFVVGLLLFPWLDRGALRR; from the coding sequence GTGCTTGCGCGCCGCGGCGGCTTGGCGCAACTGTGGCGCCGCATGGCTTTCCAAGATCCCGCCCCGCCGCGTGAGCCCGCGCTCAACCTGCCCCCCGCCGTCGTCTGGCTTCTCGCCATCCTGGCGCTGATCCAGGCGGGCCGGTCGCTCATCTCGGACTATGACGACTATGTTCTGATGTCGTGGTTCGCCTTCGTGCCGGCGCGGCTGACGCTTTGGCTTTCGCCCGGACGACTCGAGGATGTCGTCGGCGCGATGGCGCAGACGACGGCGGGCCAGGACGTGGTCGAGAGGCTGCAACTCGTCCGGCTGCTCCTGGCCGATGGCGGGGTCAGGCTCTGGACCGTTCTGACCTACGGTCTCCTGCATGGTTCCTGGATGCATCTGGCTTCCAACGCTGTCTGGCTTGCCGCCTTCGGCAGCCCGGTCGCGCGGCGGCTCGGGACGAATCGCTTCCTCAATCTCGTGGCGTTGTCGACGATCGGCGGCGCGCTGCTGCACTGGTGGTCGCGCGAGCTCGACGTCCTGCCGCTGGTGGGGGCCTCGGCGGGCGTCTCCGGCGCGACGGCCGCGGCGATTCGCTTCGTCTTCGCGCCTGGCCTGCGCTTCGGCGAACTGGGCAAGGACGAGGTGGTGCGGGCGATCCCGGCCGAGCCGCTGGGCCAGCTCTGGCGCAATTCCCGGGCGCTGCTGTTCATCGGCATCTGGTTTGCGACGAATATCCTGTTCGGAGCCGGGCTCGTGCCGATTTTCGGCGAAGAGACCAGCATCGCGTGGGAGGCGCATATCGGCGGCTTCGTCGTCGGGCTGCTGCTCTTTCCCTGGCTCGACAGGGGCGCATTGCGACGCTGA
- a CDS encoding hypothetical protein (Evidence 5 : Unknown function), whose product MVAASFVVIARSVSDEAIQRDWAEAFRPVPLDCFASLAMTALQHHIAVSSPLRLAPAAKLRMIRYTRL is encoded by the coding sequence TTGGTCGCGGCATCCTTCGTCGTCATTGCGAGAAGCGTCAGCGACGAAGCAATCCAGAGGGACTGGGCTGAAGCATTTCGCCCAGTCCCTCTGGATTGCTTCGCTTCGCTCGCAATGACGGCGCTCCAGCATCACATTGCCGTGTCGTCGCCGCTTCGTCTCGCCCCCGCCGCAAAGCTCCGCATGATCCGTTACACGCGCTTGTGA